In Longimicrobiales bacterium, the following proteins share a genomic window:
- a CDS encoding CapA family protein, whose product MRLIPSTMFTVLMICLTGVSAVAQEMTLALTGDAIITRRLSVYDEPDFLEMIELIRGADAAFTNLEMLFHDFEPYPAHQSGGTWMRGDPALLEELTWAGIDMVSRANNHTGDYGVEGLRLTTRYVDEAGLVHAGAGESLAEAREARFLETARGRVAIISMASTFPEHSRAGEARGSMRSRPGLSPLRYTTTRAASAGQIDRLGEALEAVGIRFNRTESGAQALGTVFVEGREPGVITTPNSDDLAEIAAVVNNASRLADHVLVTIHAHESKGARSVPADFIVEFARAMIDAGATMFVGHGPHVLRGIEIYKGKPIFYSLGDFVFQNETLLRLPAENYEAYGLEADNHVADFNMSRYSNETTGFPANPEIWESVVARPTFANGELTELALHPITLGFGMPAWVRGRPMLARGDLAEKILNDLRERSAPYGTEIDVRDGVGYVRVR is encoded by the coding sequence ATGAGGCTCATTCCCTCGACCATGTTCACCGTCCTCATGATCTGCCTGACGGGCGTCTCGGCGGTGGCCCAGGAGATGACGCTGGCCTTGACCGGGGACGCGATCATCACACGGCGCCTGTCGGTCTACGACGAGCCCGACTTCCTCGAGATGATCGAACTCATCCGTGGCGCAGACGCGGCATTTACCAACCTCGAGATGCTGTTTCATGACTTCGAGCCGTATCCTGCCCATCAGAGCGGCGGAACGTGGATGCGAGGCGATCCCGCGCTTCTGGAGGAACTCACTTGGGCGGGAATCGACATGGTGTCGAGGGCGAATAACCACACAGGAGACTACGGTGTCGAGGGACTGCGCCTCACCACGCGGTACGTCGATGAAGCCGGCCTCGTGCACGCGGGCGCAGGTGAGAGCCTCGCGGAAGCACGGGAGGCGCGTTTCCTGGAGACCGCTCGTGGGCGGGTGGCGATCATTTCGATGGCTTCCACGTTCCCGGAGCATTCACGAGCCGGCGAAGCCCGTGGCAGCATGAGGTCTCGCCCGGGGCTAAGCCCACTACGTTACACGACGACGCGCGCGGCATCTGCCGGGCAGATCGACCGGCTCGGGGAGGCGCTAGAGGCAGTGGGGATCCGCTTCAACCGGACCGAGTCGGGTGCACAGGCGCTCGGTACAGTGTTCGTAGAGGGCCGGGAGCCCGGTGTCATCACGACGCCGAATTCGGACGACCTGGCTGAGATCGCCGCGGTCGTGAACAACGCGAGTCGGTTGGCCGACCACGTCCTCGTCACGATCCATGCACACGAGAGCAAGGGAGCGAGGTCCGTACCGGCCGACTTCATCGTCGAATTCGCGCGGGCGATGATCGACGCCGGCGCGACAATGTTTGTCGGCCACGGCCCGCACGTCTTGCGTGGAATAGAGATCTACAAAGGGAAGCCGATCTTCTACTCGCTCGGGGACTTCGTCTTCCAAAACGAGACGCTGCTCCGACTCCCAGCCGAGAACTACGAGGCTTACGGCCTGGAGGCCGACAACCATGTGGCTGACTTCAACATGTCGCGCTACAGCAACGAGACCACGGGCTTCCCGGCCAACCCCGAGATCTGGGAGTCCGTGGTTGCACGGCCCACGTTCGCTAACGGAGAGCTCACAGAACTGGCACTCCATCCGATCACGCTTGGATTCGGAATGCCCGCTTGGGTGCGAGGCCGTCCAATGCTCGCTCGGGGTGATCTCGCGGAGAAGATCCTGAACGACCTCAGGGAGCGTTCGGCGCCGTATGGCACCGAGATCGATGTCAGAGACGGCGTGGGGTATGTGCGGGTGCGGTAG
- a CDS encoding CapA family protein, whose product MKNLQWLVVVVSLFGCGDGSEASVDERSSLKVVIVGQSLIEHDPRGYLDAPLWTVAPILRGADAVFTNLEVAIGGPACSCEPTRTDVYFHGAEPDVLDYLSDLGVSLLSLANNHSWDYGTDGVLSTIAEAEARGFTHSGTGANISAATAPASLAVDDLSLSLISAASVNSPDGARATEERAGVNMLDPANEADWDRNLASVRTASASSDVVIVYQHFQTDAEPGWQEAWARAAVDAGADIYVSHGEPTLAGVEVYRGGLILYGLGNFIFHTKTELGRYTSDVWESVIAEVLVGVGGVVDVTFTPIVLDPGSEGPLFFETRGYPEVAAGEIADSILQRLVDLSVPYGTRLEVTDGTATLRLREQR is encoded by the coding sequence ATGAAGAACCTGCAGTGGCTGGTGGTCGTGGTCTCGCTTTTCGGTTGCGGTGATGGTTCAGAGGCGTCGGTCGACGAGCGTTCCAGCCTGAAAGTGGTGATCGTCGGCCAATCGCTCATTGAACACGATCCGCGGGGTTATCTGGACGCGCCACTCTGGACTGTGGCTCCCATCCTTCGGGGCGCGGACGCGGTGTTCACAAATCTAGAAGTGGCGATTGGTGGTCCGGCGTGTTCGTGTGAGCCAACCCGAACGGATGTGTACTTCCATGGGGCCGAACCCGATGTCCTCGACTACCTGAGCGATCTCGGCGTGTCGCTTCTGTCCCTGGCCAACAATCACTCCTGGGACTACGGAACCGACGGCGTGTTGTCGACGATCGCAGAAGCCGAGGCGCGTGGATTCACCCATTCCGGGACGGGTGCCAACATCTCGGCCGCTACGGCTCCAGCCTCTCTCGCTGTCGATGATCTCTCGCTGTCTTTGATCTCGGCCGCGTCGGTCAACTCCCCCGATGGCGCCCGTGCGACCGAAGAACGAGCCGGCGTGAACATGCTGGACCCGGCCAACGAAGCCGATTGGGATAGGAATCTCGCCAGCGTCCGGACGGCGAGCGCGAGTTCGGACGTGGTAATCGTCTACCAGCACTTCCAGACAGATGCTGAGCCCGGATGGCAGGAGGCTTGGGCGAGGGCTGCTGTTGACGCCGGTGCCGACATCTATGTCAGTCACGGCGAGCCAACGCTGGCTGGAGTGGAGGTTTACCGGGGCGGGTTGATCCTATACGGCCTCGGCAACTTCATCTTCCACACCAAGACGGAACTCGGACGCTACACTTCGGACGTATGGGAAAGTGTCATCGCAGAGGTCCTGGTGGGGGTGGGAGGAGTCGTGGACGTCACGTTCACCCCCATTGTTCTGGATCCAGGCTCAGAGGGCCCACTCTTCTTCGAGACGCGGGGTTACCCCGAGGTCGCAGCGGGTGAGATCGCAGATAGCATCCTTCAACGACTCGTTGACCTTTCGGTCCCCTACGGAACACGGCTCGAAGTGACAGATGGGACAGCGACGCTGCGCCTGCGTGAGCAGCGGTAG
- a CDS encoding D-aminoacylase, whose protein sequence is MPTRFLAIFALIALVLTTPSATTAQGYDVLIRNGTVIDGTGAPGYKADVAIAGDRIVAISRTPIDAALARTVIDATGRVVTPGFIDNHSHTQLSIADDPLSENFLRQGITTMVASLHSGDQPSPLDAWATSVRSAPNMAYFAGHTWTRKQVMGMDDRAPTSNELEQMRALVAQSMREGAMGLSTGLLYVPANYAETEEVIELAKVAAGFGGIYVSHMRGEGAGLIESVAEVIRIADEAAIPAQINHHKAAGAGQWGWSERTLAMIDSANAAGLSVVHDLYPYPASSTGSGILFPQWTLAGGPGDFAARIADPAIREQIEREMRVIWDTDRGGSDLSLVQFRVLPSDRSYDGKTLADYAADRGFGRMDQEAGIDLAIELQLNGGFSAIYHIMDEADVIRIMQHPLAMIETDGDNVGYGVDYPHPRSYGAFPRVLARYVRELGVLTLEEAVKKMTSMPAQWLGQNDRGVIAEGMLADVAVFDPDVIADRATYTDPHQFSVGIEHLIVNGVPVIRAGSLTGEKPGRWLRGPARRRLGA, encoded by the coding sequence ATGCCCACCCGCTTCCTAGCCATTTTCGCCCTAATCGCCCTCGTCCTCACCACCCCGAGCGCGACGACGGCCCAGGGCTACGACGTCCTCATCCGCAACGGCACGGTCATCGACGGCACGGGTGCCCCGGGATACAAGGCCGATGTCGCTATCGCCGGCGACCGGATCGTGGCCATCTCGCGGACGCCGATCGACGCCGCCCTCGCGCGCACTGTCATCGACGCGACCGGGCGGGTCGTGACGCCGGGCTTCATCGACAATCACTCGCATACACAGCTGTCGATCGCCGACGATCCGCTCTCCGAGAACTTCCTGCGCCAGGGCATCACGACCATGGTCGCGTCCCTGCACTCGGGCGATCAGCCGTCGCCGCTGGACGCATGGGCCACCTCCGTCCGCTCGGCGCCCAACATGGCTTACTTCGCCGGGCATACGTGGACGCGGAAGCAGGTGATGGGCATGGACGACCGGGCCCCTACCTCGAATGAGTTGGAGCAGATGAGGGCGTTAGTCGCGCAGAGCATGCGCGAAGGCGCGATGGGGTTGTCGACCGGCCTCCTCTACGTGCCGGCGAACTATGCCGAGACGGAAGAAGTCATCGAATTGGCGAAGGTGGCCGCCGGCTTTGGGGGCATCTATGTGAGTCACATGCGGGGCGAGGGCGCGGGTCTCATCGAGTCGGTGGCAGAAGTGATTCGCATCGCGGACGAAGCTGCAATCCCGGCGCAGATCAACCACCACAAGGCCGCCGGCGCGGGGCAGTGGGGCTGGAGCGAACGTACCCTGGCCATGATCGACTCGGCGAACGCGGCCGGACTCTCGGTGGTGCACGACCTCTATCCGTACCCCGCCAGCAGCACGGGTTCGGGCATCCTCTTTCCGCAGTGGACCCTGGCGGGCGGCCCTGGCGATTTCGCGGCGCGCATCGCCGACCCTGCGATCCGTGAGCAAATCGAACGTGAGATGCGCGTGATCTGGGACACGGATCGGGGTGGATCGGATCTGTCGCTGGTGCAGTTTCGGGTGCTTCCGTCGGATCGCTCCTACGACGGCAAGACGCTGGCCGACTACGCGGCGGACCGGGGATTCGGCCGCATGGATCAGGAAGCGGGCATCGATCTCGCGATCGAGCTCCAACTCAACGGCGGCTTCAGTGCGATCTACCACATCATGGACGAGGCCGACGTCATCCGCATCATGCAACATCCGCTGGCCATGATCGAGACCGACGGCGACAACGTCGGATACGGTGTGGATTATCCGCATCCGCGCAGCTACGGAGCGTTCCCCCGCGTGCTGGCGCGCTACGTCCGTGAACTCGGTGTACTCACGCTCGAGGAAGCGGTGAAGAAGATGACCTCGATGCCCGCCCAGTGGCTTGGGCAGAATGATCGTGGCGTGATCGCGGAGGGCATGCTGGCGGACGTGGCGGTCTTCGACCCCGACGTCATCGCGGACCGGGCGACGTACACGGATCCCCACCAGTTCAGCGTGGGCATCGAGCACCTGATCGTGAACGGCGTGCCGGTGATCCGCGCCGGCTCGCTGACGGGGGAGAAGCCGGGGCGCTGGCTTCGAGGCCCAGCCCGGCGGCGTTTGGGGGCGTAG